ACTTGTGCACCAAACGCTTGAAAGTCCACGCAAAGCAACAGCTTTTTGTTATCATCCATTTAGCTCTTTAGATCCCATTCCGTTGACCTGCAGAATAATATGCTATGCTCAAAACCTGAAAACAGTTGATTAGTACACCAAATATGTGAAGCCCGTGCCAGGGAATAGCTATTTTTTTCATTGTCATGCTTCTTTCCAATGTGGTTTGGGATCATTGAATATTACCTTGTTGAAAGAAAAAGCAAGGGAAGCTGCTGAAAAGAACAACAAGAACTCCAATAGTTTCTCTCTAAGACCTCTTCGTCCCTCCCTCACTTTGGCTTTTGGTATTTACAAGTCAATGCTTGAACATtgggaagaagatgaagagggtTAATACCTTGTGATGAGCCTCCGATGGAGCCCAAGAAGGCGAAACTTGTAGCCTGCGTAGGGATCGGTTGCCTCCTCGTCCTGCTCGTGATTGTCTTCTCGCGCGTGGAGCCGTCCAAGGACTTCCTCACCGTAGCAGCCATAGGCTTAGCAGTCGTCCTGGTCATCACCCTGTGGCTGTTGGTGCACTACATCATCCTGAACCGGAGGCGGACGTCGGCTCTGCATCGACTGTCCAACGAAGGCCAAGAGCTCCGGTTCCAATACAGCTTCTTCCGCAAGGTCGCCGGGCTACCGACCAAGTTCTCGCTCAAGGAACTCGATGCCGCCACCGACAACTTCCAGGCGTTGATCGGACGCGGAGGATCCGGGGCGGTCTTCAAGGGGATCCTCGACAACGGCACGCCCGTCGCCGTGAAGCGGATCGAGGGGGCGGAGTACGGCGAGAAGGAGTTCCGGGCGGAGATCTCGGCCATCGCCAGCGTCCAGCACGTCAACCTGGTGCGCCTCCTCGGCTACTGCCTCGTCCCCGGCGGCGGTCCGTGCTTCCTCGTCTACGAGTTCATCGAGAACGGATCCCTGGACGGCTGGATATTCTCGTCGGCAAGGGAACACCGCGCGCGGAGGGGGCAGTGCCTGCCGTGGCCGTTGCGGTACCAGGTGGCGATCGACGTCGCCCGGGCGCTCGCCTACCTGCACCACGACTGCCGGGCGCGCGTCCTGCACCTCGACATCAAGCCGGAGAACATACTGCTCGACACGGGCTTCCGGGGGGTCGTCGCCGACTTCGGCTTGTCGAAGCTGATGAGCCGGGACCAGAGCCGGATAGTGGCGAGCGTGAGAGGGACCAGGGGCTACCTGGCCCCGGAGTGGCTCCTGGGCTCCGGCATCTCCGAGAGGTCCGACATCTACAGCTACGGGATGGTGCTGCTGGAGCTGGTGGGCGGCCGCCGGAACGTCCGCGTGGTCGACCCCACCGCCGACGCGGAACAGCGGAAGTGGTCCTACTTCCCGAAAATCGTGATGGAGAAGGCGAGGGAGGGGAGGGTGATGGAGGTGGTGGACGAGAGGCTAGAGAGGGTGGACGAGAGGCAGGTAACGACGATGGTGAACGTAGCGCTGTGGTGCATCCAGGAACAGCCGGAGCTCCGGCCGAGCATGGCGCGGGTGTTCGACATGCTCGAGGGGAGGTTGGCCGTCGGGGCGCCGCCGGAGACGGAGATGATAGTGGTGGACCTGCTATCCATAATGGACGAGGATCAAACAAGCGCCGCCGCCACCAGCAGCAGCTGCGGCACATTTGGGCCTAGGAATGAGGCGTCGGTTGGAGGCCAGTCAGAAGGACCGCACGCGACGTACTCGAGTTACTCTGCTATGTCGCAGCTGTCGGGACGATGACACTGATACGAATTGGCgctcttctttcttgtttcttttggatgcTGAATGTTTCCgttgaatcatattgtctggaGATTAAATTGTGAtgacttttcttcttcctttggcCCACAGTTCTGATGTAACAACATATCCTGCCatcgaaaagaaaagaaagaaaaaggattaGTTCTAGAGTTGCAATTTTGACTCGGTTGTTCTAGAGTTGGTGAGAATGAATGACATATCTTAAGCAGGTGATGAAACCTCACAAGGAAAGGGTTCCATGTTTGTGCCCTGCGTCATGAACAGATTTCTCGTATGATTCTCTAGGAGTCAAGAATTATACTTGTTTGCGGAGGATTCTGGCAATAAAGATAAAAGAGGAGACAGACGATAAGTTATTGCAAATGGTTGCTTGAGAACCACCTGGTACAAAAATTATTCGGAAGGCTCTTATTCTAGTCAAGGAAATATTGTGGGCGCCATTGTTATGGCTAAAGATTATACAGCAAACTATCACAATCTTTTGGGTTGTTGTAGTAACTCAAAGGCTGTCATTGATAAAGATCTACCACCCTCTGTTGAGCTGCATTTGTCGCACTTACAATGACATTTTCTCAGTTGATAAGAACTGAACTGAATTTATAAACAAATAGACAGATCAACAACGCTGGGGGCATGCAAATTCAGCACACaactttttccttcttttgttaACCAACTTAAAATTTTAGTTCCCGATGAATTAATCCATTTGTAGTTTAGCCTTAGTCTATCATTCATTGTCATTTTATCATAAGAACCCTGGGGTTGTCTTCCAGTATGATAATAACCATAAACTTGATTTAGCTAAGCCCCTCAGAACTGTTCAATAAAGAAATTCCACAAAAAAAATTCGCTACGGATTTATTAAATCAATTTGTCCGGGGATGCCAGATGTAACATCAAGAAAAATATCAACTAAAACAAGCATTTACCTTGTGGAATAGATTATATGGCTGTCATCAAATACCTCAAGAAACTGGATTTTCAGAATCCCGCTCTGCTGCAACATCAAACTCAAAATAGAGTGTTTTCAAAGATCAGCTGGTTTTGTACCTATTTCACATAACATACTAGCAGCATGTAAGATAATAAAGAGAGTAATAATCCCTCAACTAATCAAAACAGAAACGCATACCAGTAAATGAAAATTTAATAAACTCATCCAtgtattttatatcaaaattattctCAAGTCCAGATCAGAAAATTTACTAAAAAGAGACTGGTGACTATTTAAAATATGTATGGCAATTTTTTTCTCGAGTCCAGATCATTTTAAATACAAAGAACTCAACCTATATATGTATGGCAATTTTTTCATCACTGGTGACTAAGAGAAAGGATAAGTAAACATCCTAACATCAAAAATTACCCCAGGGGGGTTGTGTGGTCAAAGAAACGACAGTATAGTTGATTGCATGGTGTACATGCCAATTATTGTGTACTTCCTGAACATCTATTGTCTAATGAAGCCGCATGTGAAAAACTTCAGATATAACAATATGAGAGAGCAGGCAGCAGAACAAGTACCATGAATAGCCAAATTGAAAATACACATTGGCAAAGACACCTTTGACTTAAAGACTCTAAGGTGCGTTACTATCATATCCACAACTGAGAGGTGTAGATCAATGATAATTACCATTAAAGCACCTAAGTGTTATTTATCTCACTGAGTTGAATTTCATGTACCACTTCCTCGACTGTTCTTACTGTATGGAGTAAGAGGAGGAAATGAAGGCACAGACTGCAATATGAAT
This Musa acuminata AAA Group cultivar baxijiao chromosome BXJ1-2, Cavendish_Baxijiao_AAA, whole genome shotgun sequence DNA region includes the following protein-coding sequences:
- the LOC135608030 gene encoding probable receptor-like protein kinase At5g20050, with the protein product MEPKKAKLVACVGIGCLLVLLVIVFSRVEPSKDFLTVAAIGLAVVLVITLWLLVHYIILNRRRTSALHRLSNEGQELRFQYSFFRKVAGLPTKFSLKELDAATDNFQALIGRGGSGAVFKGILDNGTPVAVKRIEGAEYGEKEFRAEISAIASVQHVNLVRLLGYCLVPGGGPCFLVYEFIENGSLDGWIFSSAREHRARRGQCLPWPLRYQVAIDVARALAYLHHDCRARVLHLDIKPENILLDTGFRGVVADFGLSKLMSRDQSRIVASVRGTRGYLAPEWLLGSGISERSDIYSYGMVLLELVGGRRNVRVVDPTADAEQRKWSYFPKIVMEKAREGRVMEVVDERLERVDERQVTTMVNVALWCIQEQPELRPSMARVFDMLEGRLAVGAPPETEMIVVDLLSIMDEDQTSAAATSSSCGTFGPRNEASVGGQSEGPHATYSSYSAMSQLSGR